The genomic window GTTTTTAATTTGTATATAAGGGATTCTTGTTGCTATTATATATAGTAGGTTTTATTGCACTTTTAGGAGGTTTTCAAATGGAAATGAACTTTAATCTTTTTATGAATGATGTTGTTGTGCAAGCAAGAGAAGATATGGTCAAAGCAGGATACACGCAGCTTGAAACACCGGAGCAGGTTGATGAAGCTCTAACAAAGAAGGGCACAACACTTGTGATGATTAATTCTGTCTGTGGTTGTGCAGGTGGATTAGCACGCCCTGCGGCTAGTCATGCTTTACATTATGATAAACGGCCTGATCATCTTGTGACAGTATTTGCTGGGCAAGATAAAGAGGCTACTGCTCGTGCTCGTGAATATTTCGTAGGACAACCGCCGTCATCACCTTCTTTTGCTTTAATGAAGGATGGAAATCTTGTGGCAATGGTACATCGACATGAAATTGAAGGACACGACGTGATGCAGGTTATCTCTAAATTACAGCAAGCGTTTGATGAACATTGTGAAGAAGTTTAAATCTATCGTTAAGTAGCTAAAGACACGCTACTCATATTAATTTACGTGGTGATTATCGTTTTTCTCTCTTAATTCCATTACGGCACATCGTAAATGCAAGCAGCCCACATTAAACAATGTGGGCCCGTTTTGCTATTTTTGATTTTCATATAATTGAATGAGCTGCTGCACAGCGGCTGTAACTGTTTTATCTCCAGCCATAACCTTATTTTCAATCTCAGGCATTGTTTGTTTCACTCGAGGATTTGAAAAAAAGCTGTGCTCTAAATAATCTTTAATCATTGCTAGTAACCAATCTTTTAATTGTTCACGACGTCTGTTTGTAAAAACACCTGACTCATTTGTTACTAGCACGAATTGCTGAACCACGTTCCAAATACCGCTAATTCCTTCACCCTTCATTGCTGAACAAGTGTAAGCTTGTGTGTGCCATCCATTAGTTGCAGGCTTCAAATAATGTAGAATTTGGTTATACTCTTCACGTGCTGCCAACGCTCGAGGCTTATTATCACCATCCGCCTTGTTGATTATAATCGCATCAGCCAGTTCCATAATACCTTTTTTCATACCTTGAAGCTCATCTCCAGCGCCCGTCAACACAAGAAGTAGAAAGAAGTCCACCATACTTCTAACGACTATTTCACTTTGGCCCACACCAATTGTCTCGACAAGGATTACATCATATCCTGCTGCTTCACACAACAGCATCGTTTCACGAGTTTTTCTATTTACCCCGCCTAACGCGCCACCTGATGGTGATGGACGGATAAAGGCATTAGGATGGGATGCTAGCTTTTCCATCCTTGTTTTATCACCTAATATACTTCCACCTGTAATGGAAGATGATGGATCAACCGCCAACACCGCAACACGATGACCTGCATCACACAAATATGTACCCAGCGCTTCAATAAATGTACTTTTTCCTGCTCCAGGCACACCAGTTATTCCAATCCGAACAGAACGACCAGTATGAGGAAGTAATTGATTCATGACCTTTTGCGCTAATTCAATATGGTGTGACGCATTACTTTCAATAAGGGTAATGGTCTTAGCAAGAATAGAGCGATTATGTGTAAGTACACCCTCGACATATTGATTAATATCTATTTGATTTTGTTTTACGAATCGCTTTTTTAGTGGCTGTGTATGGTGGCTCATGCCATCATGACCGCCTTCCACCCCTTGCATCACATACGATGTGAAGCTTGTATGCGATGCATCACTAGGGGCCCACTCAGGCTTTTTACCTCGTTCAGTCATTGGTGATCTCCGCCAACTCATAACCTAATTTATTATAAATTAATTCTATTGTTTTTTCAGCAGCAACTGGGATAACTGTTCCTGGTCCAAAGATTAAGCCTGCACCATGTTCTTTTAAGTAATCATAATCCTGAGCAGGAATGACGCCACCAATTACTACTAATATATCTTCACGACCAAGTTGCTTAAGCTGTTCAACAAGCTGCGGAAGCAGTGTTTTGTGACCAGCAGCTAACGAGCTCATTCCGATAACATGCACATCATTTTCTACAGCTTGACGAGCGGTTTCTTCAGGTGTTTGAAATAGTGGTCCAATATCCACATCAAAACCTAAATCAGCAAATGCTGTTGCAATTACCTTTGCTCCTCTATCATGTCCATCCTGTCCCATTTTAGCAATCATAATGCGCGGGCGACGACCCTCTGATTGTAAAAAGTCATCTGTAAGCTGCTTTACGTGGTTAATTTGTGCATCATTTGAATATTCAGCAGCATATACACCACTTATGGAGCGGATTACTGCTTTATGGCGTCCAGCCACTTCTTCAATAGCAGCAGATATTTCACCTAACGTGGCACGAGCACGGGCAGCCTCTATAGCTAATGCTAATAAATTGCCACTTTCTTGTTTGACAGACTCCGTAATAGCTCGTAACGCCTGTTGCACTTTCTCTTCATCACGAACAGTCTTTAGCTGTTGAATACGAGCAATTTGTTGCTCTCTCACAGCAGTATTATCAATATCTAAAATTTCTAACGGATCTTCCTTATCTAATCTATACTTATTTACACCGATAATCGTTTCCTTACCAGAATCAATTTTAGCCTGACGACGTGCAGAGGCTTCTTCAA from Bacillus sp. HMF5848 includes these protein-coding regions:
- a CDS encoding BrxA/BrxB family bacilliredoxin; the protein is MEMNFNLFMNDVVVQAREDMVKAGYTQLETPEQVDEALTKKGTTLVMINSVCGCAGGLARPAASHALHYDKRPDHLVTVFAGQDKEATARAREYFVGQPPSSPSFALMKDGNLVAMVHRHEIEGHDVMQVISKLQQAFDEHCEEV
- the meaB gene encoding methylmalonyl Co-A mutase-associated GTPase MeaB, which produces MTERGKKPEWAPSDASHTSFTSYVMQGVEGGHDGMSHHTQPLKKRFVKQNQIDINQYVEGVLTHNRSILAKTITLIESNASHHIELAQKVMNQLLPHTGRSVRIGITGVPGAGKSTFIEALGTYLCDAGHRVAVLAVDPSSSITGGSILGDKTRMEKLASHPNAFIRPSPSGGALGGVNRKTRETMLLCEAAGYDVILVETIGVGQSEIVVRSMVDFFLLLVLTGAGDELQGMKKGIMELADAIIINKADGDNKPRALAAREEYNQILHYLKPATNGWHTQAYTCSAMKGEGISGIWNVVQQFVLVTNESGVFTNRRREQLKDWLLAMIKDYLEHSFFSNPRVKQTMPEIENKVMAGDKTVTAAVQQLIQLYENQK